The region CACATCATCTTTGACCGTCCTCAATTTTTATTCCATCAAAATAGCTCGCTATTACTCAAAAATAAAAATCTGTGGTAGTTCAAATCTGACACACATTTTGAACTTTCGAGACGAAAATTTATGAATTATTCAGGCTAAAGATTTAAATAGTATTTTTGATACATCGAAGCCCGTTGTAGAATCAGTAGCACTTGGGCACCAATCCATATTGAAATGCAGACGAAAAGCCGAGCCGGAAATGCCCATTAAATACTCATAAGAGAAATCCTCCCCAATAGAATTAAGTGCAAGTTGCGTAGATTTTATAAAACTATTGTCGTTACTTTTTGCCCATTCAAAACAAGGGATATTTTCTATAAAAACTTTGTCATTTGTTTTAATAAGCTTTGCTTTCATGACAATTTTATCATTGATTAGTTTTCACATTTAATAAAACAGAATTATATTATAACCAAATCAACCAAATTAAGAATAATTTTTCTAATATTGATGGATATTGAAAATTATACTTATTAAAAAAGAATTTTAGTGCTTATCGACTTTTTCTTAAAAGCTACCTGAAAAATATTGAGTTTTCTTAAATATACAATCTAAATTATTCAGTAATCAAATGAATAGCTGAAACTAACATAACAATTTGTAAGAGAAATTCTATTTCCACTTAATGTTACAACCCATGCTTGGATGCTGGTTTTCATCCACTTTTTTCCCTGCAATGATGGTGTCTAAAGCATCAGACAAATCGCTTCCTGTTGGTTGTCCTATATTTGGACGGGTTTCATCGAATCGTCCTCTGTAGGCACAATTTAAGTTGCCATCGAAAACGAAAAAATCGGGTGTGCATTCGGCTTTATAGGCTTTGGCGATTTCCTGTGTTTCATCGTATAAATACGGAAAAGGATAAGCTTCTTTTTCTGCAACTTGTTTCATGAGTTCCGGTCCGTCTTGCGGATGTGTAGCAACATTGTTGCTGCTAATTGCAATGAATCGTACACCTTTCGATTGATAATCATTTGCAAGATCTCCTAATTTTGAATTCAGATGGTGCACATAAGGGCAATGGTTGCAAATAAATACTACAACTGTGGCAATATTCGATTTTAATTCGGATAGTGATACTATTTTTCCTGAAACTGTATCGGGCAAGGTGAAATCCGGAGCTTTTGTCCCTAATTCCATCATATTTGATTCTACTAACATAATTTTTATTTTAATTTAAAGCATTTGTAAACGCTTCATTTTCTTGTTTAGTATTTGGCTTAATTGATTTAGGTGGATTACATTAATTTGGTTAATTGTTTGGGGAAAATTGTATAAATAACAAATCAAAAAACTATTTGAAAAGCTTATATATAAAAGGAGTTTCTTCAACTTGAAAACAATAAAACAGACAACAAAGTATTGCACTTTCAAACTAACTTCAAAACATTTTTTCGAAATAGCTGAACTGATATTATGGTCATAAGAAGTCCGATTCCGAATAGTATTCCGGCTTTAATGAGAACTGTTGTAAAAGGTAGTTGTCGCCAGAAAATATCGTAAAATCCTTGAATGCCCCAATAATTTACGCTTACAACTGCAATTTTTATGATTTCGGGCATAATAAAAAGTGGCATCATGCTGCCTCCTATAGCCGACATTATTAGGATAATTATGGTTGACAGGCTTTGAACTTGCTGCCGAGAGTTTGAAACAGAGGCAAGAAATATCCCGAAACTCGAACACGCAAATGCAGTTGCCAGTATCATTAAAATCAAAGATGGAATGTCAATACTAATATTTAGACCAAAAGCAAAAAATGCAAAAAGGAACATTATTAAAAGTTGGAGTATAGAAACTGTTAGTCCGGTCATCATTTTGCCGTATAAAATGTAGCTTGGATTTACGGGAGAATAGAGTAGTTTTTTAAGAGTTCCGGCTTCTTTTTCTTCTATCAGTCCGGCACCTAATCCGGCTACACTAAAAAGTAGCATCATTATTGCAGTTCCGGCAACTGCTTGAATCAAACCCAAGGCGCTTTCCTGTTTTTCGCCTACGAGAGAAGTAGTTTTCAGAGCCATTCCAGTTTGGAAATTGTTTTCGTTTTTGCTGTTTTCATTTCCCGAAAAATCGTTTTCCAAATCGTCCATTATGGTATTTAACACTTCCGGTTGAATGTCAGGATATTTATCAAGAATATAGTTATTTACTTTTTTCTGAATACCGGATTTTCCAATATTACCCATAAGTTTGCTAATCAAAACAGATTGTAGTATCCCGATTTCCATTTCTCTGGCTTGGTCGTATTGCAGTTCTATTGGTAGAGTTTTTCCTAAATTTAAGGAATCTTCGAATCCTTGGTGGAAAATTAAAATAGCTGCTCGCTTTCCTCGAATAACTTTTTGGCGGGCATCTTCAAGTTTCATTATTTCCATTTTTAATCCTTTCACAGAATCTAAATCTGCAATTATGGTTTTTGCTATATCTGAATCTTCCAGATTGCAAACCGGTAATAAAATGGGTTTCGACTCTCGGTCTGAATTTTCCATTCCGCCATAAGCTAAAGCAAATAAGGTGATTAAAACAATTGGCAGAAGAAAAGTTAGAAGAACAGCTTTTTTATCTGAAAAAAATAGCTTGATATCTTTTTTATATATTTTTATCATTTTTAGTTCCTCAACTTTTTTCCGGTTAGATTTAAAAACACTGTTTCAAGATTTGCTTTTTTGATTTCTATATTGCTGATTTTTAAGCCTGATTCATTCATTTTTACGATGATATTTGGCAAATCGGATATTGCTTTATCATCAAAAAAAATCAAGATGTTATCTTCAATTGCAAATTTTTGGACAAGAGTATTTTTTAATTTCAGGATTTTGTCTTCGGTAGTTTCAAATATCTTGATTGTGAGATTTTCGGTGGTTTTACTGATTTTTCTCAGTTCATCTACGGTGCCCTGGGCAATTATTTTTCCATGGTCAATAATTCCTATTCTGTTGCAAAGACGTT is a window of Bacteroidota bacterium DNA encoding:
- a CDS encoding thioredoxin family protein; its protein translation is MMLVESNMMELGTKAPDFTLPDTVSGKIVSLSELKSNIATVVVFICNHCPYVHHLNSKLGDLANDYQSKGVRFIAISSNNVATHPQDGPELMKQVAEKEAYPFPYLYDETQEIAKAYKAECTPDFFVFDGNLNCAYRGRFDETRPNIGQPTGSDLSDALDTIIAGKKVDENQHPSMGCNIKWK
- a CDS encoding ABC transporter permease, which encodes MIKIYKKDIKLFFSDKKAVLLTFLLPIVLITLFALAYGGMENSDRESKPILLPVCNLEDSDIAKTIIADLDSVKGLKMEIMKLEDARQKVIRGKRAAILIFHQGFEDSLNLGKTLPIELQYDQAREMEIGILQSVLISKLMGNIGKSGIQKKVNNYILDKYPDIQPEVLNTIMDDLENDFSGNENSKNENNFQTGMALKTTSLVGEKQESALGLIQAVAGTAIMMLLFSVAGLGAGLIEEKEAGTLKKLLYSPVNPSYILYGKMMTGLTVSILQLLIMFLFAFFAFGLNISIDIPSLILMILATAFACSSFGIFLASVSNSRQQVQSLSTIIILIMSAIGGSMMPLFIMPEIIKIAVVSVNYWGIQGFYDIFWRQLPFTTVLIKAGILFGIGLLMTIISVQLFRKNVLKLV